A single Panthera tigris isolate Pti1 chromosome A3, P.tigris_Pti1_mat1.1, whole genome shotgun sequence DNA region contains:
- the FABP1 gene encoding fatty acid-binding protein, liver produces the protein MNFSGKYQLQSQENFEAFMKAVGLPDELIQKGKDIKGVSEIVQNGKHFKLTITTGSKVIQNEFTLGEECELETMTGEKVKAVVQMEGDNKLVTTFKGIKSVTELNGDTITNTMTLNNIVFKRISKRI, from the exons ATGAACTTCTCCGGCAAGTACCAACTACAGAGCCAGGAAAACTTTGAGGCCTTCATGAAGGCAGTCG GTCTGCCTGACGAACTCATCCAGAAGGGAAAGGACATCAAGGGGGTGTCGGAGATCGTGCAGAACGGGAAGCACTTCAAGCTCACCATCACCACGGGGTCCAAAGTGATCCAAAATGAGTTCACTTTGGGGGAGGAGTGTGAGCTGGAGACCATGACTGGGGAGAAGGTCAAG GCAGTGGTTCAGATGGAAGGTGACAATAAGCTGGTGACAACTTTCAAAGGCATCAAGTCTGTGACCGAACTCAATGGCGACACAATCACCAAC acCATGACACTGAATAACATTGTCTTCAAGAGAATCAGCAAGAGAATTTAG